One Streptomyces lincolnensis genomic region harbors:
- a CDS encoding MFS transporter → MRARTEGRTEGLHRGLFAAGVLLGLVAEQVVLFAVPLLIYQETGNVSTLGFAFALEWLPGLLAYPFAGLIADRDGGARLFSRVSVARAAVLAVVVVVVVAQPGWATAALMANGALLSMLAAPVRMSVEKMVPQVARGEKLAATQSLVQNMELLAMALGPALAAVAVLLLGKVWLLALAAAVFVLAACCWLPLPRQEWRSGNGGGSREILAELGLGWTLLVRNRPVRLLAALNFTINLVFATVLSANAALVTGVFDASESSFGLLNTFVGVVGLGNLLIIPLLLRKVNVYVIGVIGFTTLCAALLVAGTASSFAVYGTAFVLGMTGVAYYNVFNRTQRIKVLPQEHLGKVMGPFYLLNLLSFPLAGLLVGTTGGVIEPQDLVAVLAVLLSVVGAALLWLTMRSFRRVLAERAGDPVAAPEKTEVH, encoded by the coding sequence GTGAGGGCGCGTACCGAAGGACGTACCGAAGGGCTGCACCGCGGGCTGTTCGCCGCGGGCGTCCTGCTGGGGCTCGTCGCGGAGCAGGTGGTGCTGTTCGCGGTACCGCTGCTCATCTACCAGGAGACCGGGAACGTCTCCACGCTCGGCTTCGCCTTCGCCCTCGAATGGCTCCCCGGGCTGCTGGCCTACCCGTTCGCCGGCCTGATCGCCGACCGGGACGGCGGGGCCCGGCTGTTCTCCCGGGTGTCGGTGGCCCGCGCCGCCGTGCTCGCCGTGGTCGTCGTGGTGGTCGTGGCGCAGCCCGGGTGGGCGACCGCGGCCCTGATGGCCAACGGGGCGCTGCTGTCGATGCTGGCGGCGCCCGTGCGGATGTCGGTCGAGAAGATGGTCCCGCAGGTGGCCAGGGGCGAGAAGCTGGCGGCGACCCAGTCGCTGGTGCAGAACATGGAGCTGCTGGCGATGGCGCTCGGCCCCGCGCTCGCCGCGGTCGCCGTGCTCCTCCTCGGCAAGGTCTGGCTGCTCGCCCTGGCCGCGGCCGTCTTCGTGCTCGCCGCCTGCTGCTGGCTGCCGCTGCCCCGGCAGGAGTGGCGGTCCGGCAACGGCGGCGGCAGCCGGGAGATCCTCGCCGAACTCGGGCTCGGCTGGACCCTGTTGGTCAGGAACCGTCCGGTCCGCCTGCTGGCCGCGCTCAACTTCACCATCAACCTGGTCTTCGCGACCGTACTGAGCGCCAACGCGGCCCTGGTCACCGGGGTGTTCGACGCCTCCGAGTCCTCCTTCGGCCTGCTCAACACCTTCGTCGGCGTGGTCGGCCTCGGCAACCTGCTGATCATCCCGCTGCTGCTGCGCAAGGTGAACGTGTACGTCATCGGCGTCATCGGGTTCACCACGCTGTGCGCCGCGCTGCTGGTCGCCGGGACCGCGTCCTCGTTCGCCGTCTACGGCACCGCGTTCGTGCTGGGGATGACGGGAGTGGCGTACTACAACGTCTTCAACCGCACCCAGCGGATCAAGGTCCTGCCGCAGGAGCACCTGGGCAAGGTCATGGGGCCCTTCTACCTGCTCAACCTGCTGTCCTTCCCGTTGGCCGGGCTCCTCGTCGGGACCACCGGCGGCGTGATCGAGCCGCAGGATCTCGTCGCCGTCCTCGCGGTGCTGCTCAGCGTGGTCGGCGCCGCTCTGCTGTGGCTGACCATGCGCAGCTTCCGCCGGGTGCTCGCCGAGCGGGCCGGGGACCCGGTGGCCGCCCCCGAGAAAACTGAGGTGCACTGA
- a CDS encoding LLM class flavin-dependent oxidoreductase, whose protein sequence is MQELKFHWCSPLDSGQQKATEKYRSGELDFDGIVDFVQEAEQLGVDSLLMGISYHMPDPLPMIGALVRETERVKFILAYRPGLLSPTLFTQVVNTISWMSDGRISLNLVAGISPAEQAYYGDFLDHDERYARSNEFLSVLHRFWRGEKPLSHQGRNYRIEEAQLGLGYKGGGRPTIYISGASAPAQKTATEHGDVWLRYGDTPEGIARATAPVLADGCRAGIRMHVLARPTREEALTDLAEMMRDPDEDHRAWVSSFVAASDSEAVKNSFRLAEKAQDDWLSPYLYSGAVAYRGGPALCVVGSYQEVADYLYEYKAAGVSEFIFSGWPTRDEMRIFYTHVLPLIREHERREEAA, encoded by the coding sequence ATGCAGGAACTGAAGTTCCACTGGTGTTCACCGCTGGACAGCGGGCAGCAGAAAGCGACCGAAAAATACAGATCCGGAGAGCTTGACTTCGACGGAATCGTCGACTTCGTCCAGGAGGCGGAGCAGCTCGGGGTCGATTCCCTGCTGATGGGGATCAGTTACCACATGCCGGACCCGCTGCCGATGATCGGCGCCCTGGTACGGGAGACGGAACGGGTCAAGTTCATTCTGGCCTATCGTCCGGGCCTTTTGTCGCCGACGCTCTTCACGCAGGTCGTGAACACCATTTCGTGGATGTCGGACGGCCGAATATCCCTGAATCTGGTGGCGGGTATTTCCCCGGCCGAGCAGGCGTACTACGGCGACTTCCTGGACCATGACGAGCGATATGCCCGCTCCAATGAGTTCCTGAGCGTGCTGCACCGTTTCTGGCGGGGCGAGAAGCCGCTTTCCCACCAGGGCCGGAACTACCGTATCGAAGAGGCACAACTGGGTCTCGGGTACAAGGGCGGCGGCCGGCCCACGATCTATATCAGCGGCGCCTCGGCACCCGCGCAGAAGACCGCCACCGAACACGGCGACGTCTGGCTGCGGTACGGCGACACCCCGGAGGGAATCGCCCGGGCCACCGCCCCCGTGCTGGCCGACGGCTGCCGGGCGGGTATCCGTATGCACGTCCTGGCCCGTCCCACCCGCGAGGAGGCGCTGACCGACCTCGCCGAGATGATGCGCGACCCCGACGAGGACCACCGCGCCTGGGTCAGCAGCTTCGTCGCCGCCTCCGACTCCGAGGCCGTGAAGAACTCCTTCCGGCTGGCGGAGAAGGCCCAGGACGACTGGCTCTCGCCGTACCTGTACTCGGGCGCGGTCGCCTACCGCGGTGGGCCGGCGCTGTGTGTCGTCGGCAGCTACCAGGAGGTCGCCGACTACCTGTACGAGTACAAGGCCGCCGGGGTCAGCGAGTTCATCTTCTCCGGGTGGCCGACCCGGGACGAGATGCGGATCTTCTACACCCATGTGCTGCCCCTCATCCGGGAGCACGAGCGGCGCGAAGAGGCGGCGTGA
- a CDS encoding TauD/TfdA family dioxygenase, translating to MSIADISVDTAIPFRLDLTVEERAEVRALAEELRRAAPGLVDEEAWVAEARRLSCRLPLRLLERIREYRSDAGPDGMLCLAGLPVDEDLLPKTPSVPDSVERAATVPAAVAMLVGQQLGEVIAYRDEKFGALVQNVVPVPSLAASQSNGGSVPLEFHIENAFHPHRPHYVGLLCLRSDHEGTAGTQVCSVRRVLGRIDEADRKILEAPRFVTEAPPSFRSAERTEPHPVLGGSSEDPDLRVDFNATSALDEEAGHALTRLRDTMLDTSESLVLAPGELVFLDNRLVVHGRTDFVPRYDGRDRWLHRIFVHLDNRLSRPHRADNGPVLV from the coding sequence GTGTCCATCGCTGACATATCAGTCGATACCGCCATCCCGTTCCGTCTCGACCTCACCGTCGAGGAGCGCGCCGAGGTGCGTGCCCTGGCCGAGGAACTGCGCCGGGCCGCCCCCGGCCTGGTCGACGAGGAGGCCTGGGTCGCCGAGGCGCGTCGGCTCAGCTGCCGGCTGCCCCTGCGCCTGCTGGAACGCATCCGCGAGTACCGCAGCGACGCGGGCCCCGACGGCATGCTGTGCCTGGCGGGTCTGCCCGTCGACGAGGACCTGCTGCCAAAGACCCCGAGCGTGCCCGACTCGGTGGAACGGGCCGCCACCGTCCCGGCCGCCGTGGCGATGCTGGTCGGGCAGCAGCTCGGCGAGGTCATCGCCTACCGGGACGAGAAGTTCGGGGCGCTCGTACAGAACGTGGTGCCGGTCCCCTCGCTGGCCGCCTCGCAGAGCAACGGCGGTTCCGTACCGCTGGAGTTCCACATCGAGAACGCCTTCCACCCCCACCGCCCGCACTACGTCGGCCTGTTGTGCCTGCGCTCCGACCACGAGGGCACGGCCGGCACCCAGGTCTGCTCGGTCCGCCGCGTCCTCGGCCGGATCGACGAGGCCGACCGCAAGATCCTGGAAGCGCCCCGCTTCGTGACCGAGGCGCCGCCCTCCTTCCGCTCCGCCGAGCGCACCGAGCCGCACCCGGTCCTGGGCGGCAGCTCCGAGGACCCCGACCTGCGCGTCGACTTCAACGCCACCTCGGCGCTCGACGAGGAGGCCGGCCACGCCCTGACCCGGCTGCGCGACACCATGCTCGACACCTCCGAGTCCCTGGTGCTGGCCCCCGGTGAGCTGGTCTTCCTCGACAACCGCCTGGTCGTGCACGGCCGTACCGACTTCGTCCCCCGCTACGACGGCCGGGACCGCTGGCTGCACCGCATCTTCGTCCACCTGGACAACCGCCTCAGCCGCCCCCACCGGGCGGACAACGGCCCGGTCCTGGTCTGA
- a CDS encoding thioesterase II family protein, protein MPQTARWLKRYRPVPAPRLRLVCLPHGGGTASFFRSWADALPEEVEPAAVQYPGRQERLAESCIEAMDPLADCIAEALHPLVADDTPFALFGHSMGATVAYEVTRRLEAHGNAPHRLFVSGQATPFKERTGPQLHQEDDATLLAGVRAYGGAYETLVDDPDLLEVVLPSLRADVRLMETYRPTTTAPLTTPVTAYVGDADPGVTADDVAAWRETTSGDFTLRTFEGGHFFLTTHRDALLADIMRSVTTGSPSSVGGGG, encoded by the coding sequence GTGCCCCAGACCGCACGCTGGCTCAAGCGATACCGTCCGGTTCCCGCGCCGCGACTCAGGCTGGTCTGTCTGCCGCACGGCGGCGGCACCGCCAGCTTCTTCCGCTCCTGGGCCGACGCCCTGCCCGAGGAGGTGGAACCGGCGGCGGTGCAGTACCCCGGCCGGCAGGAGCGACTGGCCGAAAGCTGTATCGAGGCGATGGATCCGCTGGCGGACTGCATAGCCGAGGCGCTCCACCCGCTCGTCGCGGACGACACCCCCTTCGCCCTCTTCGGCCACAGCATGGGCGCCACGGTCGCCTACGAGGTGACCCGCCGCCTGGAAGCCCACGGCAACGCCCCCCACCGGCTGTTCGTCTCGGGCCAGGCCACCCCCTTCAAGGAACGCACCGGCCCACAACTGCACCAGGAGGACGACGCCACTCTCCTCGCGGGCGTCCGCGCCTACGGCGGTGCCTACGAGACCCTGGTCGACGACCCCGACCTCCTGGAGGTCGTCCTGCCCTCCCTGCGCGCCGACGTCCGCCTCATGGAGACCTACCGCCCCACCACCACGGCCCCCCTCACCACCCCCGTCACCGCCTACGTCGGCGACGCGGACCCCGGCGTCACGGCCGACGACGTGGCCGCCTGGCGCGAGACGACCTCCGGCGACTTCACCCTCCGAACCTTCGAGGGCGGCCACTTCTTCCTCACGACCCACCGAGACGCCCTCCTCGCGGACATCATGCGCAGCGTCACCACGGGGTCGCCTTCCTCGGTCGGGGGCGGCGGATAG
- a CDS encoding ATP-grasp domain-containing protein translates to MHIVLVNRWPRFDDDEDRWDNELTRYEEFLDHDRHRISYVVDALGAEGVLVDPARIAHYVQVEDVNDFDLLRSAVEEVVEKAGPVDRLIALSEFTLEIAARVRVELGIPGPTPEEVAVYRDKVRMKEVLAEAGVRVPRFAGCADAEQSVAFAAATGYPVIVKPVDGAASIGVHRVDDEATLRELLPTLDLSRYEIEEFVTGVVHHVDGFADARSEVPFQVASVYVGDCLSFGSGSPLGSVVLQESELRARIEEFSRECIAVLGLRDTPFHLELFVTASGELVFLEVGGRVGGSEVPHLLNKLFGVNLYEACLRTLSGESVELPPKQGDPSGGWLVLPKPDGLPLRVTRATPMKPTVPSVWRELVPRPGQILEPGGSYDALHSGRFILLHEDQRQVTEDMLRIIETFEFEAEQP, encoded by the coding sequence ATGCATATCGTCCTGGTCAACCGCTGGCCCCGTTTCGACGACGACGAGGACCGCTGGGACAACGAGCTCACCCGGTACGAGGAGTTCCTCGACCACGACAGGCACCGGATCAGCTATGTCGTCGACGCTCTCGGCGCCGAGGGCGTGCTCGTCGACCCGGCCCGGATCGCGCACTACGTGCAGGTCGAGGACGTCAACGACTTCGACCTGCTGCGCTCGGCCGTCGAGGAGGTCGTGGAGAAGGCCGGTCCCGTCGACCGGCTGATCGCCCTGTCCGAGTTCACGCTGGAGATCGCCGCCCGGGTACGGGTCGAGCTCGGCATCCCCGGGCCGACGCCCGAGGAGGTCGCCGTCTACCGGGACAAGGTCAGGATGAAGGAGGTGCTCGCCGAGGCGGGCGTCCGGGTCCCGCGCTTCGCCGGGTGCGCCGACGCCGAGCAGAGCGTCGCCTTCGCCGCGGCCACCGGCTATCCGGTGATCGTCAAGCCGGTCGACGGTGCCGCGAGCATCGGCGTGCACCGGGTGGACGACGAGGCGACGCTGCGGGAGCTGCTGCCCACGCTCGACCTGTCCCGGTACGAGATCGAGGAGTTCGTCACGGGGGTCGTGCACCACGTGGACGGCTTCGCCGACGCCCGGTCCGAGGTGCCCTTCCAGGTCGCCTCCGTCTACGTCGGCGACTGCCTCTCCTTCGGCTCCGGCTCCCCGCTGGGCTCCGTGGTCCTCCAGGAGTCCGAACTGCGGGCCCGGATCGAGGAGTTCTCCCGCGAGTGCATCGCGGTCCTGGGGCTGCGGGACACCCCCTTCCACCTGGAACTGTTCGTCACCGCCTCCGGCGAGCTGGTCTTCCTGGAGGTGGGCGGCCGGGTCGGCGGCAGCGAGGTGCCGCACCTGCTGAACAAGCTCTTCGGGGTCAACCTGTACGAGGCCTGCCTCAGGACCCTGTCCGGGGAGAGCGTCGAACTGCCGCCGAAGCAGGGCGATCCCAGCGGCGGCTGGCTCGTGCTGCCCAAGCCGGACGGGCTGCCGCTGAGGGTGACCCGGGCGACACCCATGAAGCCGACGGTCCCGAGCGTGTGGCGGGAACTCGTCCCCCGGCCCGGCCAGATCCTCGAACCCGGGGGCAGTTACGACGCCCTGCACAGCGGCCGGTTCATCCTGCTCCACGAGGACCAGCGGCAGGTCACCGAGGACATGCTCCGGATCATCGAGACCTTCGAGTTCGAGGCGGAACAGCCCTGA
- a CDS encoding FkbM family methyltransferase encodes MSDQVADRSTDLRTLPNGLSVHGLNRSETEYLYKEIFEDQSYVPPEGFRFTGQPVVVDVGANIGMFALFMATNFPEARVFSFEPVPRTFDALRKNVGDRANVSVFNMALGDAPQTRELTFYPQYSMMSGFDADPEVDRALVKSYIGNIAETLDQERRELVLEEADELIEGRFEAVERVSCRIDRLETVAAELGIDRIDFLKIDVEGFEVKVLQGIGDSLWPRIAQAAVEVEDDNGELAEVTKLFAEHGMTTVVEQPEEYRGTSVYNVFASREEGVSP; translated from the coding sequence ATGAGTGATCAGGTTGCCGACCGGTCGACGGATCTGCGGACCCTGCCCAACGGATTGTCCGTGCATGGGCTCAACCGCAGCGAAACCGAGTATCTTTACAAAGAGATATTCGAGGACCAGTCATATGTGCCGCCGGAGGGTTTCCGGTTTACCGGCCAGCCTGTTGTCGTCGATGTCGGCGCCAACATAGGAATGTTCGCGCTGTTCATGGCGACGAACTTTCCGGAAGCTCGGGTGTTCTCCTTCGAGCCCGTACCGCGCACGTTCGACGCGTTGCGCAAGAACGTCGGCGACCGGGCGAACGTCTCCGTCTTCAACATGGCCCTCGGGGACGCCCCGCAAACCCGCGAGCTCACTTTTTATCCGCAGTACTCGATGATGTCCGGCTTCGACGCGGATCCCGAAGTGGACCGTGCGCTCGTCAAGTCGTACATCGGGAACATCGCGGAAACTCTCGACCAGGAGCGCCGGGAGCTGGTGCTCGAAGAGGCCGACGAACTCATCGAGGGCCGCTTCGAGGCGGTGGAGCGGGTGTCCTGCCGGATCGACCGGCTGGAGACGGTGGCCGCGGAGCTCGGCATCGACCGCATCGACTTCCTGAAGATCGACGTCGAGGGCTTCGAGGTGAAGGTCCTCCAGGGCATCGGCGACTCGCTGTGGCCCCGGATCGCCCAGGCGGCGGTCGAGGTCGAGGACGACAACGGCGAACTGGCCGAGGTCACCAAGCTGTTCGCCGAGCACGGGATGACGACCGTGGTCGAGCAGCCGGAGGAGTACCGGGGGACCAGCGTGTACAACGTGTTCGCCTCCCGTGAGGAGGGAGTATCGCCATGA
- a CDS encoding sulfite exporter TauE/SafE family protein, translated as MEAAAIAAASVAAGAINAVVGSGTLITFPTLVACGFPPVLANVTNNIGLVPGVLSAAYGYRRELRGQLRRLLRFGVASLIGGLTGAVLLLQLDSSAFDTVVPVLILAACVLVLLQPRLNAWLKRREQRGGEDGGVPMWCGVLGTGVYGGYFGAAQGVILMGLFGSFLRDDLQRLNAAKNVLAAIVNGAAAVVFIAVADVDWTAAAVIAAGSTLGGLIGARVGRRLPAVVLRSVIVVVGVTAATFMIVT; from the coding sequence ATGGAGGCCGCCGCCATCGCGGCCGCGAGCGTGGCGGCGGGCGCCATCAACGCCGTCGTGGGTTCCGGCACGCTCATCACCTTTCCGACCCTGGTGGCCTGTGGTTTTCCGCCGGTGCTGGCCAATGTGACCAACAACATCGGGCTGGTGCCCGGGGTGCTCAGCGCCGCCTACGGCTACCGCCGTGAGCTGCGCGGGCAGCTGCGCCGGCTGCTCCGGTTCGGTGTGGCGTCCCTGATCGGCGGCCTCACCGGTGCCGTCCTCCTGCTCCAGCTGGACTCCTCGGCGTTCGACACCGTCGTACCGGTGCTGATCCTCGCCGCGTGCGTGCTCGTGCTGCTCCAGCCGCGTCTGAACGCGTGGCTGAAGCGGCGCGAGCAGCGCGGGGGCGAGGACGGCGGGGTGCCGATGTGGTGCGGGGTGCTGGGCACCGGCGTGTACGGCGGCTACTTCGGCGCCGCCCAGGGCGTCATCCTGATGGGTCTGTTCGGCAGCTTCCTGCGGGACGATCTGCAACGGCTCAACGCGGCGAAGAACGTGCTCGCCGCGATCGTCAACGGCGCCGCCGCGGTGGTGTTCATCGCGGTCGCCGACGTCGACTGGACCGCGGCCGCGGTGATCGCCGCGGGCTCGACCCTCGGCGGCCTGATCGGGGCCCGGGTGGGGCGCAGGCTGCCGGCGGTGGTGCTGCGCAGCGTCATCGTCGTCGTCGGGGTCACCGCGGCGACGTTCATGATCGTCACCTGA
- a CDS encoding phosphopantetheine-binding protein, whose protein sequence is MIESSLSGEEIEREIRDIWRGLFGVDVGPDDNFFDLGGDSLKVVDVVAAARKRGIGFRSSAVFRNPTPALLAASLTRSDAA, encoded by the coding sequence GTGATCGAGAGCAGCCTGTCGGGTGAAGAGATCGAGCGCGAGATACGGGACATCTGGAGGGGGTTGTTCGGTGTCGATGTAGGCCCTGACGACAATTTTTTCGATCTCGGCGGTGATTCGCTGAAGGTCGTGGACGTGGTGGCCGCAGCGCGTAAGCGCGGGATCGGTTTCCGCAGTTCAGCAGTGTTCCGCAATCCCACGCCGGCTCTTCTGGCAGCCAGTCTGACCAGGAGCGATGCCGCATGA
- a CDS encoding MbtH family protein, giving the protein MTTADAEAAERFVVVVNDEGHHSLWWYGRPVPPGWRATSEPATREECLARIERDWTGLRPRRRLAAVDPR; this is encoded by the coding sequence GTGACGACAGCAGACGCTGAGGCGGCCGAGCGGTTCGTCGTGGTCGTGAACGACGAGGGCCACCACTCCCTGTGGTGGTACGGCCGGCCCGTGCCCCCGGGCTGGCGGGCCACCTCGGAGCCCGCCACCCGCGAGGAGTGCCTCGCCCGGATCGAGCGGGACTGGACGGGCCTGCGCCCGAGGCGGCGGCTCGCGGCGGTGGACCCTCGATGA